The following coding sequences lie in one Arachis ipaensis cultivar K30076 chromosome B05, Araip1.1, whole genome shotgun sequence genomic window:
- the LOC110272091 gene encoding uncharacterized protein LOC110272091: protein MTGLDLILGLDWLSKNHVLLDCSAKSVYFIPEDKEGPVVLNSYYLNSMMVNCSRTECQDILLLTVGVSGDDQRLEQIPIVCEFPEVFPDNIDEFPPNQEVEFAIELLRPHEANYPMHDLELAAVVFALKISSDFKSELLKAHENDDVLPKVLPAIEQGKRWRVSED from the exons ATgaccggtcttgatcttatcttgggtttGGACTGGTTATCTAAGAACCATGTTCTGCTCGACTGTTCTGCAAAATCGGTGTACTTTATACCGGAAGATAAAGAAGGTCCAGTTGTGTTGAATAGTTATTACTTGAACTCTATGATGGTGAATTGTTCTAGAACCGAATGTCAGGATATTTTGTTGTTAACTgtgggtgtttcgggtgatgatcaaagattGGAGCAGATTCCGAttgtgtgtgagtttccggaggTGTTTCCTGACAATATTGATGAGTTTCCACCTAACCAAGAGGTTGAGTTTGCTATTGAGCTG ttgagacctcatgaagcTAATTACCCTATGCACGATTTGGAACTTGCTGCagttgtgtttgccttgaag ATCTCAAGCGACTTTAaatccgaactcctaaaggctcatgaaaacgaTGACGTGTTACCGAAAGTGTTGCCAGCTATTGAGCAAGGAAAGCGGTGGAGAGTGTCAGAGGATTAG